A region of the Anolis carolinensis isolate JA03-04 chromosome 1, rAnoCar3.1.pri, whole genome shotgun sequence genome:
AGAGGAGTGGGTTAGAGACTGAAGTACCTGGCTGTGTCCCTGCAGACAGgcacaaaattattatattttccagTGAGATCTCCAGGGGATCTCCGCAGACTTCAGCAGATAAAGTCAATAGTCAGGCACTTCTGTGATCCTCTCCATCAGGCATGGAATTGCCACAGGAGGGACTTCAATAGCTCTATAGTAAATCCAGTAAAGTATAGTAAAGTGAATGGCCAGTTGTAGCATAGTTCCACATGCAGAACTACTGTGCCATGCCAGGGTATACAGGATTCCGGTTTCCGAGTCCAGATTTTGCAACCCTTTTGCGTATTGATAATTGCAGGTGGTAAGTAATCTGTTTCTGCACATGTTCAACATGAGTGGTAACAACACAGGGAATTGcaggggaaagggggaaatggTCGGCTTGGATTCCTCATTTCCGTCCTACAACGGCATATCTCTGTTGTTTTCATGAGTATAAGAAACTTTTCTATTCAAGAAATTACCAATCTCACAATTTTGAGACAACTGGAATACAGCTCACTATAGAATTGTAACTACCTGTTAAGATAGGAATTATTTCTATTTGGGGTTTCTATGCTTTGATGCTGCTTTTGGATTTTCCCAGTCTTCTCCCACCATTTGAAATGTATGCTGTTTCTTCTATGCAGGGACATCAGTTCATCAACAGAAACAGTGGTATAGGGAGACTTTTGACTTCTTGTCCATAATCTGTAATTCCCCTAATGCTTCAGAGGCTGGAATTCATTTAATATCTGGGTAAGAAGGAATTTTCTGAAGGCAAGTCTGGATTATAATGTCTGGGGCTCTAAAAAAGTTCCAAAAATGGGGGCTGTGTTTACATATGTGTGagctacagtacagtctcacttatccaacataaacgggctggcagaatgttggataagcgaatatgttggataataaggaggcattaaggaaacgcctattaaacaccaaattaggttatgattttacaaatgaagcaccaaaacatcatgttagacaacaaatttggcagaaaaagtagctcaatacgcagtaatgctatgtagtaattactgtatttatgaatttagcaccaaaatatcacgatatattgaaaaaattgactacaaaaatgcgttggataatccagaacgttggataagcgagtgttggataagtgagactctactgtatttcaagggTAGTTAGTGGCTTAGGCTAAACAAACAAGTAGTACATTGCAAAGGTCAATAGACAACAAACAGCACAAAATCTTCATGTCCAAATCCATTCTGATCCCTCAACATGAtcctatgctttttaaaaatacagttaagtAGCTAGAAATGTGATGCAGGATTTCTGCTAATTCCAATAGACATAATTGCACAAATCATATCTATACAAAGTATCCAAAAGTCATATGACATGTTTGTGATTCATGTCTCCCATCTGTGCATATGTCTTCTTGTCAGGCTTGTGCATGTTTTGCTGGCATATTACTACATTGATTCTAAAATATGCTAAGAAATGGAATAAAGTAGTACACAGACCCATCACGTAGGAGGCATAGGCCACTTTTGGAAGATCTAGAAGCACACTCAGAACTATAAGTAAATACAAGCTGCCCAATTCTCTTCATTGTCAGAAGATGTTTCATCCATTTAATATGGACTCATTTGGAGAATGTTCTATGGGTTTATTTTTCAGCTCCTGAATTGGAAATGGTTATCAGCTTGTTTTTCTATGCTTGACCCTAATACTTGTCATCGTATGCATATTTGAGGAAATAGAATGCACTTCATATTATATTTTAAGAAGTGTCCATACAATATTTCATAAAGATACCTTTCAAATAGCTGTGGATgaatagctctctctctctctctttctctctctctctctctctctctctctctctctctctctctctatatatatatatatatatatatatgtgtgtgtgtgtgtgtgtgtgtgtgtgtgtgtatctcacaTCGTTTAGGGATCCAAAATAGCGATAAAAAGAGACATTTAATTCTCTATAAAGTTTGAATTAGTTCTGATGTTCTAAATAGGTTTATTTTCATTCACTTAGTTTTCTTGGTAATACACAACAAAATGGTAGCACAACAAAATCAGTAATTTACATGACTCTTTTTTTCCATGTCTCTGAGGTGGCAGATTTTTAAAACTGTTCCTGATGAGAAGGTACCATTTTGGTCTGATGTGGTTCTGGGATTTCGCTCCATGACTGAAAGAGAGTTGAAGAAATTTCCACAGCACAAATTTGGCCAGGTCTTTACTACACTAAAATGTGAATCCCCCCTCTATCTGATTTGGCTAGAGAAAAGGtaagattaaaaaaataatcaaaaattgAAATGGAACAACAGAATTCAAGGATTTATAATAAAAAGATTAAGTGCTTATTGAATGTAATCCTTCTCACCCACAACTGATTGTGTTCCAACTTCATGAAGTTGTAAGTCCCCTGAAATGCTCTTCCAGCTCCCTGTATCCTAATCTTAGGATACTCAAACCCCATAAAATGTTCCTTTATTAAAATACTTGCAAATTGTAACTGTCATAATCCTAGTATGATCAGACAGATAAACAATTTGGATGATGGCTTGGAAAAATTGGAGCAAatttggtgtagtggtttgagtattggacattTCCAAAATTATCCTGCAAAATTGTTGGGTGGGTGTGGGTGCTACTGTTTGGGAAACCAAAATCTAATGTTCATTGAAATTCTAGCTTCATCGTTTTAACAAACAGTAGGTGGAATGAGATGCCCTAGTTTGGAGGAACATTTTGCCTACTGAGTGAGTTGGGAGTGGCTCCTGAAAGCTGAAGGCAATAGGGTATCTCCAGCATTGTGCCCCATATTCACATGCTTCCTTTTTGGAAGTGTCTTAGAGGCACAAGGATCTGTTTTCTATCCTTGTTATAGCTTTCCTTGGCATTATTTGAACAAAGTGCCATTTCCTTTTTGTCTCCATTTATTAATTTTTCTTATGTAAAAATCACATTGAAGTTAAAATGAGAAGCAAATGAATTTAAAAGAATAAACAAAGAGTTAACAAACCAAAAAATACACCAAGAAAGAACTATCTATACATAAACATCTAACAAAGATGACCAAGTATCCCCAAAAGCATCCACACAAAGTTGATCTCCATAAGCCatatcttcaaatattgaaagagTTGTGAAATTTTGAGTTCAGGTCCAGCACTATATCCCTAAAACACATGCTTCTTCTGTCTGGGGGGCACATGAGgtctagttttatttatttattttatttacatcatttttaccccgcccttctcacccggagggacttagggcggcttacaacagtcggcaaattacattgcccaaaatacattcaacacATTCAGTTTTATCTTCTCTCTCCAGCTTTCCTTGTAGCTACACAGTTTCAGTACACTTCATGCTCTGTGATGCTTTTGTCCCTACTTAATAATTGTTCAAGTAGAGAATTCATGTGAACTGTCGTACTTTTCACCTCTGGCATTTTGTTCACAGACTGAAAGAAAATGGAGGCCAGGTGCAAGTTAGAAAACTAGAAGACCTTTGGGAATTGTATGGCAGCTACGACATTGTAGTGAACTGCTCAGGCATCGGCTCCAGGAAGCTTATAGGAGACCTGGAGATATATCCCATCAGAGGTCAAGTTCTCAAGGTTCACGCCCCGTGGGTTACACACTTCATTCGCGATGGGGATGGACTAACGTACATCTTTCCAGGGATACACAGTGTCACATTAGGCGGGACGAGGGAAAAGGATAACTGGAACTTGGCCCCAGATTCCAGTAACAGCAAAAACATACTCAACCGGTGTTGTGCTCTTGAGCCCTCTCTTCAAGCAGCTAAGGATATCCAGGTGAAGGTGGGCCTGAGGCCAACGAGGTCTGCTGTGAAAGTACAGAAAGAGACACTGGTCCGAGGCAATGAGAAACTGGTAGTGGTCCACAACTATGGACATGGTGCTGGTGGCTTTTCAGTGCACTGGGGTACAGCCAAAGAGGCAACTCAACTAGTGAAAGAGTGCATTGCAGCATTACAACAGCCCAGGTGCAAGGCAAAGCTGTAAAGCGTAGGATGAAAATGTTCCCTTTGTCTTAGTAATTAGTAATACTGTTGTACTAGAACAGTTTTTCCCAACATGGTGCCCTCCAAATACATTGTGCTGTAACTTTTGCCTGCCCAAGTTTGCATAGCCAGTAGTCAGGGATGGAAGGTCTGTagcccaaaacatttggaaaacacTAGATTGAGGAAGGCTAATCTGGATGGTTTGTACTGAAATTCTTTTAGCTTAATTGTTTCCCAGGAAATATTATAGTTCCTACTATTAATGGCTCCTTAATTTACATTATAATCCTCTAATCCAGAATTTTTCATTTCTCTCTGTGTTATATAAAGATGACATTTCAGTCTAGTTTCTGTCTGTATCCAAGTTTTATTATATGGGAAGAatcatcacaatgttttgaatacTATTAGTCAAAGCCATATCAATGCATTCTGTACTGTTTGACAAGTTAGAcctattttaaaaatcctaattATATAGTGCTCTGTGCAACAAATGATGTTGCTTTAAAATTAGCTAATTTAATTTTCTTAGGCAATATTTTTAGCTTTAGATTGGAATAAGAAAAACAGTCAAGGAGATTGGATGTCCCTCTTCCTTATTtttgaagggattttttttttgcccacaAATGGACTCTTGAAAGCTGATCTATCACATAGatcagaaatattaaataaagCAAATTTGAATAACAGATGAAAGATGTTTTGGTCAATCCGTTTCCAATTATTTGTTTACATGCATATATCCTCAAGCAATTTTTGACAGATTTGTTCCCAAATGTTCCCATGGCCAATAGTTGTGAAGAAGACCAGCACATCTTTGTTGTGCTTCTGTCAGGGGAAATAGTTTACTTTTCTTTGATTTCTGGGTCATTGTGTGCTATGGCAAGGAAGCAAGATCCCTGAACTGAGGGAGAACATGAAGACATCCATGGCTTTCCTGTTGTAGAGGGATCACCTGTCCCTGTTATGTTGACATTTGGACTCCAGGTCGGCAGAAGGTTCTCCAGTGGTGAACATTGGCCATACCTCCATCCTCACAATGGCCCCCTTCTAAACCATCCCTGGAACATTAATTACATTCAGAGGAGTGGGGAGTTGGACAATTTTGGGCCAAGGATGGCCCAAAATACTtcatttctatttaaaaaaatatataatgttgTCATTAGTGGGTACTACAATGTCACTACCTTTGTCTCAGATTGTGTGAAGAGGTATTCAATATCTCCTTATGCTGTTATCATACCAGGCTATGAGGAGGTGCCTGGGCTTAGCTCTACCTTACCTTcaatctgggtgcatctacattgtagaattaatgcagtacatCACTTTaacatggctcagtgcaatggaatcccAGGAATCAAGGTTTTACAAAGACTTTtggcttttctgccaaagagttctcgTGCTTCAACAGCATTGAGccgtagcagttaaagtggtgttgaactacgtttattctacagtgtaaatgcaacctAAGTTATACCATTGCCTGGTTGCTGTCCCTTCAAGACCTTTGCTTAAGCACTTGGCAGAACTTTACACTGTCAGATTCAAATAAGATCTCAGCTAACAGGCACACTAGGTTTTTAAAAGTTGTACTTTGTACAATTCTGAACTTTTTGAATACTGTGCAAATTGAATTATACTTACCTATACTTTCAAATATATGGGTTCTTTTTATTAATGTGGCAATAAGAATTCTGACACTTAATGACTTTTGaatttgatgttattttatttgcaAAGAATTGGATGAGGTAATTAGCTacagcatcccctcaggagaacaCAGTGATTTGTTGCAGGGCTTTGTATTGATCatatttttgcaaaataaaattgaGTTCTTTTTCTGcagtactgtatttcttttatGTGCTTTCCTTGTTCATTTTACCACTAGAGAGCAGCATTGGATCAGTCTCTGGTTTTAATCCAATGCGGAGAAGTGTATGCTTGGTTTGGGAATAGGGGTTTCTTTTGCAGGGCTTCTCTGTTCTTCAAAGCCAAGGCTGACTTGAACTGttcaaaagaaggaaggagaagaaaggtgTGTAAAAAATATTCATGGGAAAATTATTTCCAGTCGCTCATGTATATGGATGGAGGCCCTCCTTCCATTCCAAGAAGAGTTGTGAAAAGAAGAAGGCAAAAATGCAATATTAGTGTCAAATCCAATGTGATGAATTAACTGGTTGATCTTTCCCTATCTGGAAATATGCCTGTGCATCTTTCTCCAATTAGGGCTGCTAGACCAAAAAGTCAGCCCTTCTCTACCttcaatggttgtgtagaagtggGAATTTCATCAGGTGACAACCTCACCTGCTGAAATGCCCTCATCTATACAATTCTTAAATGCACCATTT
Encoded here:
- the ddo gene encoding D-aspartate oxidase, encoding MVKAKVAIIGAGLIGLSTAVCISDSIPDCTVTVIADRFTPNTTSDVAAGVLIPHFYPGTSVHQQKQWYRETFDFLSIICNSPNASEAGIHLISGWQIFKTVPDEKVPFWSDVVLGFRSMTERELKKFPQHKFGQVFTTLKCESPLYLIWLEKRLKENGGQVQVRKLEDLWELYGSYDIVVNCSGIGSRKLIGDLEIYPIRGQVLKVHAPWVTHFIRDGDGLTYIFPGIHSVTLGGTREKDNWNLAPDSSNSKNILNRCCALEPSLQAAKDIQVKVGLRPTRSAVKVQKETLVRGNEKLVVVHNYGHGAGGFSVHWGTAKEATQLVKECIAALQQPRCKAKL